The following proteins are co-located in the Pedobacter sp. FW305-3-2-15-E-R2A2 genome:
- a CDS encoding TIM-barrel domain-containing protein translates to MMKKLFGDANPKNAVLLALAFPLLVSYIPASAMPKMNIVKQAMMRGQKVISAKKINSTSVELLFSDNQRLTLDFYGGNMFRLFQDNSGGFIRDPEAKPDAKILVENPRRVVSKLELSDDNQQITIATDKITVLIDKNTSLLKVINQATKAVVLEEAAPINFEKGKVTLTLKEQPQEYFYGGGVQNGRFSHKGKAISIENQNSWTDGGVASPTPFYWSSNGYGMMWHTFKKGKYDFGAKEKGLVKLSHDSDYLDAFFMFSDGASALLNDFYQLTGNPILLPKFGFYQGHLNAYNRDFWKEDEKGTLFEDGKRYKEGQKDNGGIKESLNGEKNNYQFSARAVIDRYKKNDMPFGWLLPNDGYGAGYGQTETLDGNIQNLKSLGDYARKNGVEIGLWTQSDLHPKPEVSALLQRDIIKEVRDAGVRVLKTDVAWVGAGYSFGLNGVADVAQIIPYYGNSSRPFIISLDGWAGTQRYAGVWSGDQTGGVWEYIRFHIPTYIGSGLSGQPNITSDMDGIFGGKNPAINARDFQWKTFTPMELNMDGWGANEKYPHALAEPVTSINRNYLKLKSELMPYAYSISKAAVTGLPMIRAMFLEYPNAYTQGTATQYQFLYGPSFLVAPIYQATKSDDKGNDIRNGIYLPEGLWIDYFSGERYAGNSILNTFDAPLWKLPLFVKSGAIIPMSNPNNNVAEIDKSKRIYELYPAGKTAFTEYDDDGVTEAYKLGKGTSTLIESDQDKNKVILTIHAAKGDFDGFVKEKTTEFRINVTEKPKKLSAKIGNDKVKLTEVNTIDEFQKQENVYFYEARPSLNKYATKGTEFEKVIITKNAQLLVKLASTDISLNEVSVIVEGFKFEPVDQHRISSGTLTAPANTRITEKNTEAYTLKPTWNKVEHADFYEIDFNGMHYTTIKDTTLLFDGLLAETPYSFKLRAVNKDGFSDWTELKATTKSNPLEFAISGIVAETTAENQEESEIDKLFDYDEGNMWHTKWGVKSVPFDIIMDLKSINQLDKFHYLPRRGRGNGILLKGKVFYSNNKENWTEAGSFEWKNAEDVKIFNFANHPTARFIKIAVADGVGGFGSGRELYVFKVPGTESYLPGDINNDRLIDMNDFTSYTNYTGLKKGDADFEGYISNGDINKNDRIDAYDISVVATQLNGGIEAAKTEKVSGKIEISTAKPSYNKGEIVEIKVKGLNLKSVNALSFALPYLSADYEFISVQNLNVKQMENLTNDRLHTNGEKVLYPTFVNIGNKETLNGSTELFVLKLKAKRKLYFNLKAIEGILIDKNLNTIKF, encoded by the coding sequence CTTCCGTGGAGTTGTTGTTTTCGGACAACCAACGGTTAACGCTCGATTTCTACGGTGGAAACATGTTCAGGCTCTTTCAGGACAACTCAGGAGGATTTATCCGCGACCCTGAAGCCAAGCCCGATGCTAAAATATTAGTGGAGAATCCGAGAAGGGTAGTTTCAAAACTGGAGCTTAGCGATGATAACCAGCAAATTACCATTGCTACAGATAAGATTACGGTACTCATCGATAAAAACACCTCCCTGTTAAAAGTCATTAATCAGGCTACCAAAGCAGTTGTTCTTGAAGAAGCAGCACCCATTAATTTTGAAAAAGGAAAGGTAACGCTGACCTTAAAAGAGCAGCCTCAGGAATATTTTTATGGCGGTGGTGTACAGAACGGCCGTTTCTCACATAAAGGAAAAGCGATCTCCATAGAAAACCAGAACAGCTGGACGGATGGGGGTGTAGCTTCTCCAACGCCTTTCTATTGGTCTTCAAATGGCTATGGCATGATGTGGCACACTTTTAAGAAAGGAAAATACGACTTCGGAGCCAAAGAGAAAGGACTCGTAAAGCTATCTCATGATTCAGACTATCTGGATGCTTTTTTTATGTTCAGTGATGGTGCTTCAGCCTTGTTAAACGATTTTTATCAGCTGACCGGCAATCCCATTTTGCTGCCAAAATTTGGTTTCTATCAGGGACACCTGAATGCCTATAACCGCGACTTCTGGAAAGAAGATGAAAAAGGAACTTTGTTTGAAGATGGAAAGCGATATAAAGAAGGTCAGAAAGACAATGGAGGAATCAAAGAATCCCTCAATGGCGAGAAGAACAATTACCAGTTTTCTGCCCGTGCCGTGATCGACAGGTATAAAAAGAACGACATGCCTTTTGGCTGGCTATTACCCAACGATGGTTACGGTGCTGGCTATGGACAGACCGAAACTTTAGATGGAAATATCCAAAACCTGAAAAGCTTAGGCGACTACGCCCGCAAGAATGGTGTAGAAATCGGCTTATGGACACAATCCGACCTTCACCCAAAACCGGAAGTCAGCGCCTTACTTCAAAGGGACATCATCAAAGAAGTACGGGATGCCGGTGTTCGTGTTTTAAAAACGGATGTGGCCTGGGTAGGTGCCGGATATTCATTCGGACTTAACGGTGTCGCAGACGTTGCACAAATCATCCCTTATTACGGCAATAGCAGCAGACCTTTCATCATATCTCTGGATGGCTGGGCAGGTACGCAGCGTTATGCAGGGGTATGGTCTGGCGATCAGACCGGGGGAGTTTGGGAATACATCCGTTTCCATATCCCTACTTATATTGGCTCAGGTTTATCCGGACAACCGAACATCACTTCAGACATGGACGGTATCTTTGGCGGTAAAAATCCGGCGATCAATGCGCGGGATTTCCAATGGAAAACTTTCACGCCAATGGAGCTGAATATGGATGGTTGGGGAGCCAATGAGAAATATCCACATGCATTGGCAGAACCGGTTACTTCGATTAACCGCAATTATCTGAAGCTCAAATCAGAATTAATGCCTTATGCCTACAGCATTTCCAAAGCTGCAGTGACCGGTTTACCGATGATCAGGGCCATGTTCCTGGAATATCCAAATGCCTATACCCAGGGAACAGCTACTCAATATCAATTCCTGTACGGACCTTCTTTCCTGGTGGCACCGATTTATCAGGCTACAAAATCAGATGATAAAGGGAACGACATCCGCAATGGAATCTACCTGCCTGAAGGCCTTTGGATCGATTATTTCTCAGGAGAACGATATGCAGGAAACAGCATTCTGAATACCTTTGACGCACCACTCTGGAAACTGCCGCTCTTCGTTAAAAGCGGGGCTATTATCCCAATGTCAAATCCGAACAATAATGTGGCGGAGATCGATAAAAGCAAGCGGATCTATGAACTTTATCCCGCCGGAAAAACGGCATTTACAGAATATGACGATGATGGGGTAACGGAAGCCTATAAACTGGGCAAAGGCACTTCGACTTTAATCGAGTCAGATCAGGATAAAAACAAAGTAATCCTGACCATTCACGCGGCTAAAGGTGATTTCGACGGTTTTGTAAAGGAAAAAACAACCGAATTCAGAATAAACGTCACAGAAAAACCAAAGAAACTCTCTGCTAAAATCGGAAACGATAAAGTCAAATTAACGGAAGTCAACACGATCGACGAGTTCCAAAAGCAAGAGAATGTATATTTCTATGAAGCCAGACCGAGTCTCAATAAATATGCGACTAAAGGTACTGAGTTTGAAAAAGTGATCATCACCAAAAATGCGCAGCTACTGGTAAAACTGGCCAGTACTGACATTTCCTTAAATGAGGTTTCGGTGATAGTTGAAGGCTTTAAATTTGAACCTGTTGATCAGCATCGAATCTCTTCCGGAACATTGACCGCTCCTGCAAACACCCGCATTACAGAGAAAAATACAGAAGCATACACCCTAAAACCAACCTGGAACAAAGTAGAGCATGCCGATTTCTATGAAATAGATTTCAATGGCATGCATTATACCACGATCAAGGATACCACCTTGTTATTTGATGGATTACTGGCAGAAACGCCTTATTCTTTTAAATTACGTGCAGTAAATAAGGATGGTTTCTCAGACTGGACGGAATTAAAGGCAACTACAAAATCTAATCCTTTAGAATTTGCCATTTCCGGAATCGTAGCAGAAACTACTGCAGAAAATCAGGAAGAATCAGAAATCGATAAATTATTCGATTATGACGAAGGAAACATGTGGCATACCAAATGGGGTGTAAAATCTGTTCCTTTTGACATCATCATGGACCTGAAATCAATTAACCAACTTGACAAATTCCATTATCTGCCACGCAGGGGAAGAGGAAACGGAATATTGCTAAAAGGCAAGGTATTCTACAGCAACAACAAGGAAAACTGGACAGAAGCAGGTTCATTTGAATGGAAAAACGCAGAGGATGTGAAAATATTCAACTTCGCGAACCACCCAACTGCCCGTTTCATCAAAATTGCTGTCGCCGATGGTGTTGGTGGTTTCGGCTCAGGTCGTGAACTATATGTCTTCAAAGTTCCCGGAACAGAAAGTTACCTTCCCGGCGACATTAACAACGATCGTCTGATTGACATGAATGATTTTACTTCTTACACCAATTACACCGGATTGAAAAAAGGCGATGCAGATTTCGAAGGATACATCAGCAATGGTGATATCAATAAAAACGACCGTATCGATGCCTACGACATCTCCGTTGTAGCGACACAGCTTAATGGCGGCATAGAAGCTGCTAAAACAGAAAAAGTATCCGGTAAGATCGAAATCAGTACGGCAAAACCTAGCTATAACAAAGGCGAAATCGTCGAAATTAAAGTAAAAGGGCTAAACCTGAAATCGGTAAATGCACTAAGCTTCGCCTTGCCATACCTTTCGGCAGATTACGAATTTATAAGCGTACAAAACCTAAATGTAAAACAAATGGAAAACCTAACCAACGACAGGTTGCACACCAATGGCGAGAAAGTT